GGCCCAGAGCTTGGGGCGGATGCTGCCAGAGCCGGCCCGGGTTGCCGTCGAACCAGCCCATGTAGCGCTGGTAGACGGCTTTGACGTTGTGACTGACCGAACCGTAGTAGCCGTGGGTGTGCCAGGCCTTCTCCAGCGCGGGCGGCATCTGGAACGTCTCGGCGATCTCGATCCCGGTGAAGCCCTGGTTGAGCTGACGCAGGGTCTGGTCGTGCAGATAGGCGTACAGATCCCGCTGCACCGACAGGAATTCGACGATGTTCTCCCGCCCCCAGGTCGGCCAGTGATGCGAGGCGAACACCACATCGGTGCGGTCACCGAAGGTGTCCAGGGCCTCGGTGAGGTAACCGGCCCAGCCATGCGGGTCGCGCACCAGTGCGCCGCGCAGGGTCAGCAGGTTGTGCAGATTGTGGGTGGCGTTCTCGGCCATGCACAGCGCCTTGAGCGCGGGGAAGTAGAAGTGCATCTCGGCGGGCGCCTCGGTGCCGGGCGCCATCTGGAATTCGATCTCGATGCCGTCGACGGTGTGCCTCTCACCGGTGCTGCGGATATCGACGGTCGGCACGATCAGCGCCACCTCACCGGTGGACGGGACCTGCCCCAGACCGCAGCCGACCTGCCCCTGCGGCCCGCGGTCCAGCAGCGCCCCGTACATGTAGGACGCGCGCCGGGCCATCGCGGTGCCGGCGTAGACGTTCTCCTGCACGGCGTGCTCGGTGAAGCCCTCCGGCGCCAGCACCGCGACCTCGCCGGCGTCGACCGCTTCCTGGGTGGTCACCCCCAACACGCCACCGAAGTGGTCGACGTGACTGTGGGTGTAGATGACCGCGCGGACCGCGCGCTCACCCCGGTGCGCCCGGTACAGCGCCAACGCGGCGGCCGCGGTCTCGGTGCAGACCAGTGGGTCGATGACGATGACCCCGGTGTCCCCCTCGATGAAGCTGATGTTGGACAGGTCCAGACCACGGACCTGGTAGATGCCAGGGACCACCTCGTAGAGCCCCTGTTTGGCGCACAGCTGGGATTGCCGCCACAGGCTCGGGTGCACGCTGTCCGGGGCGTCGACCGGGCTGGAACCGGACAAGAACGAGTACGAATCGTTGTCCCACACCACCCGACCATCGGCGGCGGTCACCACGCACGGGTCCAGACGGCCGAGAAAACCACGGTCCGCATCCGTGAAATCCCGGGTGTCCTCGAAGGGCAGGGTGCTGCGCTGTGCCCGGTTGGCGGTGGCGATGGCCTCGGTGGGCGGCTTGTGCTCCATACCCAGGACCCTGCCACCCGCGCTCGGGCCGCGCGCCCGATATCGTCCGGCTGACTCAGAGCCGGTGCAGCACGACGTCGGTCAGCGCGCCGTCGTTGATCGAAGCGGTCATATAGGTGCAGAACGGTTGACGCCGCCGGTCGGTGGGCGAGCCCGGATTGAGCAGACGCAGTCCGGTCGAGGCCGTCCCGTCCCACGGGATGTGGCTGTGCCCGAAGACCAGGACATCGGTGTCCGGATAGAGCCTGCCCATCCGCTCGTCACGCCCGCCGGACGCACCGGTCTCGTGGGTGACGGTGAACCGCACCCCGCCGAGCGTGACGTCGGCGCGTTCGGGCAGTCGCGACCGCAACTCGTCGCCGTCGTTGTTCCCCCAGCACGCCACCAGCAACCGCGCC
This region of Mycolicibacterium diernhoferi genomic DNA includes:
- a CDS encoding alkyl/aryl-sulfatase, with the translated sequence MEHKPPTEAIATANRAQRSTLPFEDTRDFTDADRGFLGRLDPCVVTAADGRVVWDNDSYSFLSGSSPVDAPDSVHPSLWRQSQLCAKQGLYEVVPGIYQVRGLDLSNISFIEGDTGVIVIDPLVCTETAAAALALYRAHRGERAVRAVIYTHSHVDHFGGVLGVTTQEAVDAGEVAVLAPEGFTEHAVQENVYAGTAMARRASYMYGALLDRGPQGQVGCGLGQVPSTGEVALIVPTVDIRSTGERHTVDGIEIEFQMAPGTEAPAEMHFYFPALKALCMAENATHNLHNLLTLRGALVRDPHGWAGYLTEALDTFGDRTDVVFASHHWPTWGRENIVEFLSVQRDLYAYLHDQTLRQLNQGFTGIEIAETFQMPPALEKAWHTHGYYGSVSHNVKAVYQRYMGWFDGNPGRLWQHPPQALGPRYVAAMGGVDRVVEVARAAFDDGDFRWAATLLDHVIFTDESHSGARELYADTFEQLAYGAENAVWRNFFLSGATELRDGVFGTPTTAASPSLLGQLTPEQIFDTFAINVNGPCAWDLDLTIDVTFVDLAADYRLTLRNGVLVHRRVAGRASGATGDGSDPATATATVTFATKMRLLALAAGDADSPGVEVTGDTGALATLLGVLDRPDPGFTIVTP
- a CDS encoding metallophosphoesterase family protein, yielding MRLLLISDTHVPKRARDMPAAVWEAVDDADVVVHAGDWVTPDLLDRLHDRARLLVACWGNNDGDELRSRLPERADVTLGGVRFTVTHETGASGGRDERMGRLYPDTDVLVFGHSHIPWDGTASTGLRLLNPGSPTDRRRQPFCTYMTASINDGALTDVVLHRL